Genomic segment of Verrucomicrobiia bacterium:
TCCAACTCACGCCCCTTGCCTGGCACTAGCCAACTCTCGTCAATCTTGATATCCACCATGCGCTGCTCACCATTGAAGACTACGCTAATGGTTCCATCGCTAGAAGTTGCTTCAATTTCTGTTTCTTTGAGCTCCTTCTGCATGGCGCGCGCCTTTTTCACCATGTCGTAGGTGCCTTTGGCTTTGGAGAATGGGTTCTGACTCATAGGTGTTCTTAGTTAGTTGTAGCGTGAAGACGTTCCGCCTCAATGAAAGCCTTGAGGTTTCCATCGAGTACCGATTGGACGTTGGATGTTTCGCATTCAGTGCGATGGTCTTTAACCATTTGGTATGGCTGGAGAACATAGGACCGGATTTGATTCCCCCACGTACCCTCCCGAAACTCGCC
This window contains:
- a CDS encoding YbaB/EbfC family nucleoid-associated protein; this encodes MSQNPFSKAKGTYDMVKKARAMQKELKETEIEATSSDGTISVVFNGEQRMVDIKIDESWLVPGKGRELEKAIMNVTGQAISKAQAVATEQMKKIAGDLNLPAGLM